Part of the Plasmodium malariae genome assembly, chromosome: 9 genome is shown below.
GTCCACTTTCacaattttttgaattaatatCAATTTTACTTCATCAAAAGTTAAAGCATATTTTAAACGATTTCTTAACAAAATTACTAATGGAATACTCTCGATTAACTTATGTGGACCACTGCTCGTTTTGGGCGCATACTGACCGCCCATCTTGTTCAACATCCAATGTGATGGCGCATTGACTCTTTTCAAATGTTTCTTTATTCCTTTTCCCTGAAAAACGCACACAAAAAGGgcagaaaaaaatgaaaaaatgaaataattatgaacagttcataattttttacttgcACAGAATAAcgttcacaaaaaaaaaaaaaaaaaaaaaaaaaaaatgtacaaagaATAGGTAGAATGAACGAATAGCATCATCATAACATTTCTTTTATCAAAATACGATCATGtttcataataattcatttttaatgcatatttattttattcgtcagaatgaaaataataactcAAGGAATAATCTTCTATGTAGGAGATAAAACTGCGCTTCATTTAATACACGCACGTTCTATTAATCagatttatcatttaaaaaatgtatatacaaaacAAACCCTTTAACATATAGCGCAAGTTATAACATCAGCAGATTCACTATTGTATATGCATAATcatacatacgtaaataCGCACATATGTAGTAAATACATTTcgtatataaatgcatatttatatatatacataattacacaaatacatatatacatgtacgtacacttatgtatgtatgtatatattctttaCGTAATTTTCTCCTCTTTTATATTAccattttttcaatttggAATTAAAAAGTGTTAAATTGGTTCCTCCCTTtgaatatttgtaaattggAAGTTACTATTCCGCTTTATACTTTGTTGTATGAAAAGTAATAAACTTTTATACCGTTATGCTGTTATAGTgttatattgatatataaaaatattattataaaaaataagaaaaaaaaaaattatcacctttaattattgtaattcaaaaattaaggaatttctttttataatctTCTTTTTGTTACAATTTGTACTgcattgttttttatttatttttttcggaatatgtaattaaaaaattttgttattctgtagattttattatttttgtactaaaaatattcttttttttttttttttttttctttttaaagcAAAACCTCACTCCGCAAATTTGCTCGtaaatgtatgcatatatataaatacatacgtacgtacataaatatatacgtatgtacattAATGTACACTCAcgtttataaatatacgcatatgtttataaatatacgcatatgtttataaatatacgcacatgtttataaatatgcgcacatgtttataaatatacgcatatgtttataaatatacgcacatgtttataaatatacgcacatgtttataaatatacgcacatgtttataaatatacgcacatgtttataaatatacgcacatgtttataaatatacgcacatgtttataaatatacgcacatgtttataaatatacgcacatgtttacaaatatacatgtactcATATACTAGAAGTATTTTTTGTCAAGCACTTTTGTAATGCGCGTTGATTATATGACGtaattatttatcttttcaaGTTTTAATATGAGTGTTTTAAGATCCCTTCAGCGTTGATCTCGTataacaaacatatatacaataatgcagcttaatatataatgtgagttaaacaaaaagaaaaaaaaaatatgtatgaatTTTGTTAAGTGGTAAGTTCATACACTTAAATCACTTCTACTAGGTTACAAAAtgaaagtaatatatattcttatatatgtataatatacaaatttgtatacatatatatagtatatatttgcaGTGTTGCAACGTATGtattaaatatgcatattaaaaacaaaaaaaaaaaaataaaaattttgttaaaatttttaaaggtGTAGGTAATTCAAAAATTAGTATTTCCCCTTTTGTTTAAATAAGTATAGTTTATTACAAACCTTAAAGTACATGTTACACTCAGTTAAAGCACAaggaaaaaagtataataaaggTTAatcctttaaaaatatttttttatattttttttttttttttattgaccTTAAAGTGTATCactgttttatattataaaaaggaatatattattttaattttttttatatacaaaggaaattgaattataaaattaaaattattataaacaaCTTATACTAAATAATAGGACTATAACgtatagttaaaaaaaaaaataaataaatgacttttaaacatttaatggctttattaaaataattttttatatgaagcTTATAAGCTAAACAGCAGTGTTGTATGTATACAAAAATGAACGCCTACATCCATAAATAGCGTCTTAGGGAacaaattcatattttagcaaaaaggaaaaaaatgttaatgaGATCCGTAggtttaaatttttgttatgaACAAAtcaggtaaaaaaaaaataaatgaagtgaaagaaatgaaaaaatggaagaaatgaaaaaatggaagaaatgaaaaaatgaaagaaatgaaaaaatgaaagaaatgaaaaaaatgaaaaaatgaaagaaaatgaaagaaatgaaaaaatgaaagaaatgaaagaaatgaaagaaatgaaaaaatgaaagaaatgaaaaaatgaaaaaaatgaaagaagtaaaatcagtgaaagaaatgaaagaaatgaaaaaaatgaaagaagtAAAATTGAAAGACATTAACGaagtaaaataagtaaaggaaataaaaaaaattaattgaacTTGAACTTAggttaaaattaaattaaattaatttaaataggctaaaaaatattccagTTAAGAAATTCCAATGTCATatgtttttcatataataataggcGAAGCATACTTTTAATTGTTCCTCTAAAAGAGGAAAATCAAAATGtctgtattttattttatatcatttttgaTAATCATGCATGCGTTTGCAGCGcctcattttgttttattcttacttcaattgtaatttttattttttattttattttattttttatttttctttttttgctttatttgtattttattttgtttttttgctttattttaattacttttttttttgctttattttaattactttttttttttgctttattttaattactttttttttttgctttattttaattacttttttttttggtatattatacacatatttttatacatattatctTATGAGCATGTAACATTCGAAACGGCTCTTTAGGATATGCTTTTCTTTCGTCCGTATGTATTAGCACGAACAACTCATTCACAGTATAATAACATGGGTATACATGTTaacataaaaaggaaaacaagTGTATGCTTTGTTtacatgtaaaatatataagagaaAATGCACATATGTTAACATACACACGAAGGATACACACACTTTATAAGAAGTGTATGTAATAGTATagtatatttaaagaaaaataaaactctTTATCATTACCGTCTTTTCATTATTCCCCTTTTTGTGCATTTTGCATGGTATCCATTTCTACCTGTTTAACGCATTAAGaatatctttattttgtatacatgatatgtatatatgtagacACTTATGCAGTCTTGTGTGCCTTTATTTCATTACTTAAATTTCATGGGTCTTCGCATATTTTAAGCATCGAAGGTAATGTTAAAGGAAGACAAATTGctaggaaaagaaaaaaaaaaaaaaaaatagatcaTAATGATTATTGAGAACAGTAAAGAAGTTACTATAAACGAAGatattgaaaaagaaatttacgAATGTTTCTCTTTATTTGATACAAATAAATGTGGGTATATTGACATTAGGGAATTTTACTTTGCCTTAAAATCCCTAGgcttaaattttaaaaaagaacaagtaaaaaatttatttttagaaataaagaaaagtaTTGATGacaaattaaattttgatGAATTTTTTGATATCGCCTCAAAACATATCCATAAAAGATACAATGACGAGGAAATAGAACAGATGTTTTCCTTGTTCGATCCGAATGACACgggttataattttttttttttttttcagtgaatagtacatatatatatatataaataaatatatatatatatataaataaatatatatatataaataaatatatataaataaatatatatatataaataaatatatataaataaatatatatatataaataaatatatataaataaatatatatatatatatatataatataatatatatacataaataaatatatatacataaataaatatatatatataaataaatatatatatataaataaataaatatatatgtatatatatatatatatatgtataatagcGTGCTTTCCCCATGAGATACGTCCATATAACTGTATcttactttttcattttaggAAAAATTACTTTGGCTTCTTTGAAAAAAGTCTGCGCTGATATAGGTACCAAAGTGAATATACTCAAATTACAATTCTTTACATAACTTTACAAATATGATTTGAGTATATCcctatttttttagttatatacAAACGTTAAGTAGTCACAGCGTTACATTTTTTGTTCGTTGCAACTATTCTGCGTAAGGATAGGTTTCTATGTACACGTAATTACATGAATCTAcacatgtttatatatgtacacatgtatttatatgtgcgTATACATGATTACATGTAAGCTTACATAAAACTTTTGACGCGTATGCAAAAACGCCCTCTTTTCTTTCATCAAGGAGAAAATATAGATGACGTGGAACTGAACAATATGATCGAATTTGCTGATAAGAACAATGACAAAGTTATAGATAAAGAAGAGTTTAAAAGCATCGTTTTAAGTGCGTGGAGAAACGACCCATTTAGTGATATCGACTCAGACTGATAGGAGGACATACAATGCAAAACGTTTTTCGAACTGTAAAAAGTTCATTAAAGGTGTAAAATGCACTAAACGTTTTTCGAACTGTAAAAAGTTCATTAAAGGTGTAAAATGCACTAAACGTTTTTCGAACTGTATAAGACGTACATTAAAAACTGCTGTAATGGTTTAAAATGTGCCAAACATACGAAATGTACCAAATATATCAGGTGCACCAAATGCACTAAACGTTTTAGTAGTGTTAAATGTGTATAATGCGTAAAATGCGTAAATTTAtaggattaaaaaaaaaattttttttttttccatttttgtcaaaagttctttaaaaaatgttcatatataattgtaaaattaaataaaaaaaaaaaaaaagaaaagaaaaattttaatttgtaaacaatgttaattataaaatttgcatatactgcaatttaaaaaaggattGAACATATGGCTTGAAAAAGTAAgcgtgtatgcatatatacatatgtatacatatattgcTTGCACGACGCagggaaatatatatacaacacATTCgcgtataaacatatacacgCACACAATATGcacaaataaaacaaaattagatgcaattattacaataaaagGCCAAGAACGGAAATACacatttcaaaataaatgtaaaaacacaaacataaaattagtatctcatcattttaaaatgtaattaaaaaaaatatatatacatatatatgtatatattaacattaagCGGGAAGGAAGTGAGTATAATTCAAAATTggaatacataaatacatacatatatatatgcaagtgTACAAATtatgcatacacatataagcacgtatatacataataccCTGAAGAATACACAAAAAGATAAGCATCATGCATCTATGTAGTAATTAAATTTggaatcattttttatattaaatataatgctGTCAACTGCAAAAGATTGATAGTATTTTTCACTCAAAATAGAGCTATAGAAATGAACGGTTGATCCGCTATCTGTTGCATAAGAATCATTGTTAGAACAGAATATCACTGTATGTGATACGgtaaggaaaatatatcCATCATCGGTTACATGTAAATCTTCATCTTTGGCATCTTtgaacttttttaataatttatcttCAGGGTATTTACTGATTAAATTGTTTAAAgcatttttcttaataaagaaataattcaATGAAGTACTTATCGGTCCAATACGTTGGTTAGGATTATCTAAATTTAGCCACTCCTCTAACAACCATTTATCGTTTTGTTTGTttaatctatatatattttttttattatttgttacatatatgtaacacACTTGACCTGTTTTCGTACTACCATTACTACTGCTGTTGCTGCTTTCGTTATTGCTACCGCTATTGTCGGAACTGCTAGCATCTCCCTCGTCGTAAGTTAT
Proteins encoded:
- the PmUG01_09015100 gene encoding centrin-4, putative translates to MIIENSKEVTINEDIEKEIYECFSLFDTNKCGYIDIREFYFALKSLGLNFKKEQVKNLFLEIKKSIDDKLNFDEFFDIASKHIHKRYNDEEIEQMFSLFDPNDTGKITLASLKKVCADIGENIDDVELNNMIEFADKNNDKVIDKEEFKSIVLSAWRNDPFSDIDSD